In a single window of the Cucumis melo cultivar AY chromosome 11, USDA_Cmelo_AY_1.0, whole genome shotgun sequence genome:
- the LOC103502992 gene encoding transcription factor RAX1-like, with protein MGRAPCCDKANVKKGPWSPEEDSKLKHHIETYGTGGNWISLPQKAGLRRCGKSCRLRWLNYLRPNIKHGEFSAEEDTVICTLFATIGSRWSIIAAQLPGRTDNDIKNYWNTKLKKKLMMGMVSSSSTTNTTHYAPQAEIVKTIETLSPKPHQNPSFDYQPLSNNSYEPLGSANYSIPLFNYCNNPISSCLVTNPFDQNNSFYETLKPNQVGFEFDELEYGGLNSVSFNNGLLFDEKMKMMQQNNNGNEGYNGNYVEGNAMMKEEEEMMEQKREEEAKRSTK; from the exons atgggAAGAGCTCCTTGTTGTGACAAAGCAAATGTGAAGAAAGGGCCATGGTCACCTGAAGAGGATTCTAAACTCAAACATCACATTGAAACTTATGGAACTGGTGGCAATTGGATTTCCCTTCCTCAAAAAGCTG GTCTTAGAAGATGTGGGAAGAGTTGTAGATTGAGATGGCTTAATTATCTTAGACCCAACATTAAGCATGGTGAATTTTCAGCCGAGGAAGACACAGTCATTTGTACTCTATTTGCCACTATTGGAAGCCG ATGGTCAATTATTGCTGCTCAATTGCCGGGAAGGACCGACAACGATATAAAGAACTATTGGAATACGAAGTTGAAGAAGAAACTTATGATGGGGATGGTATCATCTTCTTCTACTACCAATACTACTCATTATGCTCCACAAGCAGAGATTGTTAAAACGATTGAAACTTTGTCACCAAAACCCCATCAAAATCCCTCCTTTGATTATCAACCACTCTCCAATAATAGTTATGAACCACTAGGATCTGCTAATTATTCAATCCCATTATTCAACTACTGTAATAACCCAATTAGTAGCTGTTTGGTAACCAACCCTTTTGACCAAAATAATAGTTTCTATGAAACCCTAAAACCAAACCAAGTGGGGTTTGAGTTTGATGAATTAGAATATGGTGGGTTAAACTCGGTTAGTTTCAACAATGGGTTATTGTTTgatgagaagatgaagatgatgcaGCAAAACAACAATGGGAATGAAGGGTATAATGGTAATTATGTTGAGGGAAATGCAATGAtgaaggaagaggaagagatgatggagcaaaaaagagaagaagaagcaaaGAGAAGTACAAAGTGA